From a single Shewanella denitrificans OS217 genomic region:
- a CDS encoding DUF2909 domain-containing protein → MNSLVIFKITLVLLLVFIIFNLAKALIIMVKGEQTQPMSHYLGRRVLLSVLVVLLLLVALGLGIVEPNPRPY, encoded by the coding sequence GTGAATAGCCTAGTCATATTTAAAATCACCTTAGTGTTACTGCTTGTGTTCATTATTTTTAATCTAGCTAAAGCCTTAATTATTATGGTTAAAGGTGAGCAGACCCAGCCCATGAGCCATTACCTTGGCCGGCGGGTACTGCTCTCAGTGTTGGTGGTGCTGTTATTGCTGGTGGCGTTGGGGCTAGGTATTGTCGAGCCTAACCCCCGTCCATATTAA
- a CDS encoding SURF1 family protein, with amino-acid sequence MTRLFTEIPFRMVSWANLFLLCVTVSVFLLLVKLGVWQYQKGEQKSLWQASLVQRQNAAPLNLAQLLAQTPQDELTGFNLSVQAQPVPVPILLLDNQVYQGQVGYLAMQVFEISQGSLSGLEGHQGDDTPAWILVELGFIGANKDRRILPKITPLPQRSEAYQLTGRVYQKQINPMSDELYAETGDPLRFQNLNLPALEQLLALKLVPVVLQAKDISALPQPWQPVPMPAKKHFGYALQWFTMASVFALMLLWLVYKRLKKQQ; translated from the coding sequence ATGACTAGGCTATTCACAGAGATTCCTTTTCGAATGGTGAGCTGGGCTAATCTATTCTTACTGTGTGTCACTGTGAGTGTGTTTTTGCTTTTGGTCAAGCTTGGCGTGTGGCAATATCAAAAAGGGGAGCAAAAGTCCTTGTGGCAAGCGAGCCTAGTTCAGAGACAAAATGCCGCACCGTTAAATTTGGCGCAGTTATTGGCGCAAACTCCTCAAGATGAACTCACAGGGTTTAACTTGAGTGTCCAAGCCCAGCCAGTCCCTGTACCAATTTTATTGCTAGATAACCAAGTTTATCAAGGTCAAGTGGGCTACTTAGCCATGCAAGTGTTTGAGATAAGCCAAGGATCATTAAGCGGCCTTGAAGGCCATCAAGGGGATGATACCCCTGCTTGGATCTTAGTTGAACTCGGCTTTATTGGCGCCAACAAGGACAGGCGCATACTACCAAAGATAACGCCGTTACCTCAGCGCTCAGAAGCCTATCAACTCACGGGACGAGTCTACCAAAAACAAATTAACCCCATGAGTGATGAGCTTTATGCTGAAACGGGGGACCCGCTGCGGTTTCAGAATTTAAATTTACCGGCCTTGGAACAATTGCTGGCACTTAAGCTAGTGCCCGTGGTGTTACAAGCCAAAGATATCAGTGCGTTACCTCAACCATGGCAACCTGTGCCTATGCCTGCCAAGAAACATTTTGGCTATGCCTTGCAATGGTTCACTATGGCTTCGGTATTTGCGCTAATGCTGTTATGGTTAGTCTATAAAAGATTGAAAAAACAACAATAA
- a CDS encoding cell division inhibitor SulA, with the protein MRKLMGTAPRHPGLWLDTPSQTSSSSQAIASLRSSTQGATELGQLCAQLAILSQQGQWIVLINPPHTAYKQQLAQAGVRMDRILLVHAKDEVETLWAMEKALTSGTSSAVITWTTQLDERDNRRLQIVAKSARAMGVIIEDVNTHLQQSMMINAQMPLKTNTQLSAFH; encoded by the coding sequence ATGAGAAAATTAATGGGTACCGCCCCTCGCCACCCTGGACTTTGGCTAGACACACCCAGCCAAACTAGCAGCAGCTCACAGGCCATAGCAAGCTTAAGAAGTAGCACCCAAGGCGCCACGGAATTAGGCCAATTATGTGCCCAGTTAGCGATATTAAGCCAACAAGGCCAGTGGATTGTATTAATTAATCCCCCTCATACCGCGTATAAACAACAACTCGCTCAAGCGGGTGTCAGGATGGACCGCATCCTATTAGTTCACGCCAAAGATGAAGTAGAAACCCTGTGGGCGATGGAAAAAGCACTCACAAGTGGTACATCCAGTGCGGTGATTACCTGGACAACGCAATTAGATGAGCGTGACAATCGCCGCCTGCAAATCGTCGCTAAGAGTGCACGCGCCATGGGTGTCATCATTGAAGATGTGAACACTCACTTACAGCAAAGTATGATGATTAATGCCCAAATGCCACTAAAAACCAATACTCAACTGAGTGCTTTTCATTAA
- the cyoE gene encoding heme o synthase — MAKPLIIPAQSMSFSLSWRDYFEMTKPKVVALMLLTVLVGMCLALPGAVPLQPLVFGMLGIAMMAGSAAAFNHLIDRRIDGLMARTYNRPLPKGKLSVNKAFSFAFSLGVLGFVLLYWWVNPLTAWLTFASLIGYAVVYTAYLKRATPQNIVIGGLAGAMPPLLGWTAVTNELHGNALLLVIIIFTWTPPHFWALAIHRKAEYAKVDIPMLPVTHGVEFTKTCILLYTFLLALACLLPVLVGMSGPVYLVGSSILSCGFIYKAWQLKYQDEPGLAMKVFKFSIYHLMLLFVVLLVDHYLWG; from the coding sequence ATGGCTAAACCTCTTATCATTCCAGCCCAAAGCATGAGTTTCTCGCTATCTTGGCGTGATTACTTCGAAATGACCAAGCCCAAGGTGGTCGCTTTGATGCTACTGACAGTGTTAGTGGGCATGTGTTTGGCCCTGCCGGGCGCAGTGCCCTTGCAACCTTTAGTCTTTGGCATGCTGGGCATTGCCATGATGGCAGGTTCGGCCGCGGCCTTTAACCATCTTATCGATCGCCGCATCGATGGCTTGATGGCACGCACCTATAATCGCCCGCTGCCCAAGGGAAAGTTATCGGTCAACAAGGCCTTTAGTTTTGCCTTCTCACTCGGGGTACTGGGTTTTGTGCTGCTGTATTGGTGGGTGAACCCACTAACAGCTTGGCTCACCTTTGCCAGTTTAATCGGCTATGCCGTGGTCTATACCGCCTATTTAAAACGCGCAACCCCGCAAAATATCGTCATCGGCGGTCTTGCGGGCGCCATGCCGCCACTACTTGGCTGGACTGCGGTCACCAATGAATTACACGGTAATGCGCTATTGTTAGTGATCATCATTTTCACTTGGACGCCGCCCCATTTCTGGGCGCTGGCCATCCACAGAAAAGCCGAATACGCCAAAGTAGACATCCCCATGCTACCTGTGACTCATGGAGTGGAATTCACTAAGACCTGCATCTTGCTGTACACTTTCCTGCTAGCACTCGCCTGTTTGTTGCCTGTGCTTGTGGGCATGTCAGGCCCTGTGTATTTAGTGGGCTCGAGCATCTTAAGTTGCGGCTTTATCTATAAGGCGTGGCAGCTTAAATACCAAGATGAGCCAGGGCTTGCGATGAAGGTATTTAAGTTCTCCATCTATCATTTAATGCTGTTATTTGTCGTCTTATTGGTCGATCATTACTTATGGGGTTAA
- a CDS encoding SCO family protein, with amino-acid sequence MKKLIISFILLFGIGGAALVALSPSKAVNTSPLTLSSGYLFEQPRGLAPFSLEDQSGAEFTQADFAGKWSLVFVGYTSCPDVCPTTLSKLAALFPKLQAVSKVPVQVVFVSADPARDTQQKRLDYINFFNSEFKAVTAPHAKLFPFSRDLGFAYAMVGDGDDYQVDHSASYVLVSPKGEKFAVFKPKPVLGQMGQIDHKELLADLEQIFNRYSNSEA; translated from the coding sequence TTGAAAAAACTGATTATTTCATTCATTTTACTCTTCGGTATTGGCGGCGCAGCCTTAGTGGCGCTATCGCCATCCAAGGCGGTGAACACAAGCCCATTGACCTTAAGCAGCGGCTACCTTTTCGAGCAGCCTAGGGGCTTAGCGCCCTTTAGCCTCGAAGATCAGTCAGGGGCTGAATTTACCCAAGCAGATTTTGCCGGTAAATGGAGCCTAGTGTTCGTGGGCTACACCTCCTGCCCCGACGTCTGCCCCACTACCCTGTCTAAGCTTGCGGCCCTGTTCCCTAAGCTTCAAGCCGTCAGCAAGGTGCCAGTTCAAGTGGTATTTGTCTCGGCAGATCCCGCCCGGGATACCCAGCAGAAACGCTTAGATTACATTAATTTTTTCAACTCTGAATTTAAAGCCGTCACTGCCCCACACGCTAAACTGTTTCCCTTTAGTCGGGATTTAGGATTTGCCTATGCCATGGTCGGTGATGGCGATGATTACCAAGTAGATCACAGTGCATCCTATGTCTTAGTGTCACCTAAAGGGGAGAAGTTTGCGGTATTCAAACCTAAGCCTGTGCTGGGGCAGATGGGCCAAATTGATCACAAGGAATTACTGGCCGATTTGGAGCAAATTTTTAACCGCTATTCAAACAGCGAAGCATAA
- a CDS encoding cytochrome c oxidase subunit 3 translates to MTKHQSYYVPAQSAWPIIGAIGLFLIAFGAGNYVQQLSSEASGPGGYLLIAGLAIIIFMIFGWFRTVIEESMSGLYSPQMDRSFRQGMSWFIFSEIMFFGAFFGALFYARMLSVPWLGGASNNAMTHQVLWPTFEAIWPLVTTPDGTKTEAMGWNGLPLINTILLLTSSVTLHFAHVSLEKSKRSAIGLWLGLTIILGIAFLVLQVEEYTHAYQEMGLTLASGIYGNTFFLLTGFHGMHVTLGTVFLIVLFVRVLKGHFSPDKHFAFQAGSWYWHFVDVVWLCLFLFVYVL, encoded by the coding sequence ATGACAAAACATCAATCCTATTACGTGCCAGCCCAAAGTGCTTGGCCGATTATAGGCGCCATAGGGCTGTTTTTAATCGCCTTCGGTGCAGGTAACTATGTACAACAATTATCCAGTGAAGCTAGTGGCCCTGGTGGCTATCTGCTGATAGCAGGACTCGCCATTATTATCTTTATGATTTTCGGTTGGTTTAGAACCGTCATTGAAGAGTCCATGTCGGGGCTGTATTCACCGCAGATGGACAGATCATTCAGACAAGGCATGAGCTGGTTTATTTTCTCAGAGATCATGTTCTTCGGGGCATTTTTTGGCGCACTCTTCTACGCCAGAATGCTGTCTGTACCTTGGCTTGGCGGCGCATCGAACAACGCCATGACTCACCAAGTATTATGGCCGACCTTCGAAGCGATTTGGCCGCTGGTCACCACGCCAGATGGCACTAAAACAGAAGCCATGGGTTGGAATGGTCTGCCGCTTATCAACACCATCTTACTGCTGACCTCCTCAGTTACTCTGCATTTTGCTCACGTGAGTTTAGAGAAATCTAAACGCAGTGCTATCGGTCTGTGGTTAGGGTTAACCATTATTCTGGGTATCGCCTTCTTGGTGCTACAGGTAGAAGAATACACCCATGCCTATCAAGAAATGGGGCTGACATTGGCCTCTGGCATTTACGGTAACACCTTCTTCTTACTGACCGGATTCCATGGCATGCACGTCACCTTAGGCACAGTGTTTTTGATTGTGTTGTTTGTGCGGGTATTGAAGGGGCATTTCAGCCCGGATAAGCATTTCGCTTTCCAGGCGGGTAGCTGGTATTGGCATTTCGTTGATGTGGTGTGGTTGTGCTTATTCTTATTTGTTTACGTGCTTTAA
- a CDS encoding COX15/CtaA family protein: MRLQSLLKITLVFTLMVILMGAYTRLSDAGLGCPDWPGCYGHLTVPDEAHELSKVEISFPEHTVEPEKAWLEMIHRYIAGTLGLLVLGILILCLRSQDTPKRLPIFISILILFQAALGMWTVTMKLMPIVVMSHLIGGFTLFALLLLLYLRTGAFRIPGGDSKARALLPLALIGLGVLIVQIMLGGWTSSNYAALACTQLPLCEGNWFDNLRFADAFSPFQGQHPSFEYGVLDYATRMTIHVSHRIWGLVTALTLLWLAFKLFSAQSQVMRNSAYLLVVLVLVQIGLGISNVVMHLPLGIAVSHNGGAALLLLNLVFINYALWRKA; the protein is encoded by the coding sequence ATGAGATTGCAATCCCTACTCAAGATCACCTTAGTCTTTACTTTAATGGTGATTTTAATGGGCGCATACACTCGGCTTTCTGACGCTGGCCTTGGCTGCCCAGACTGGCCGGGATGTTATGGTCACTTAACTGTGCCTGATGAAGCCCATGAACTGAGCAAGGTGGAGATAAGCTTCCCCGAGCACACTGTAGAGCCGGAAAAAGCCTGGCTTGAGATGATCCACAGATACATAGCCGGCACTTTAGGCTTATTAGTGCTAGGCATTTTAATCTTGTGCTTACGCAGCCAAGATACCCCTAAGCGGCTACCTATCTTTATTTCGATATTAATCCTGTTTCAAGCAGCCCTTGGGATGTGGACTGTCACCATGAAGCTCATGCCCATAGTGGTGATGTCGCACTTAATTGGTGGCTTTACCCTGTTTGCCTTGTTGCTACTGCTGTATTTACGCACTGGGGCCTTTAGGATCCCAGGTGGTGACAGCAAAGCAAGAGCCCTATTGCCACTGGCGTTAATTGGCCTTGGAGTATTAATCGTCCAAATCATGCTCGGCGGCTGGACGTCATCTAACTATGCCGCCCTCGCCTGTACCCAACTGCCCCTATGTGAAGGCAACTGGTTTGATAATCTGCGCTTTGCCGATGCCTTCTCACCGTTTCAGGGGCAACACCCAAGTTTTGAATATGGGGTGCTCGACTATGCGACGCGAATGACCATACATGTCAGCCATAGAATATGGGGGCTAGTCACGGCGCTGACCTTACTCTGGCTTGCGTTCAAATTATTCAGCGCTCAGTCACAAGTGATGCGCAACAGCGCCTACTTGCTGGTTGTTTTAGTGTTAGTGCAAATCGGGCTTGGCATATCGAATGTGGTGATGCATTTACCCTTAGGTATTGCCGTGTCTCACAACGGCGGTGCAGCACTGCTGTTACTGAACTTAGTTTTTATTAATTACGCCCTGTGGCGTAAAGCATAG
- a CDS encoding KAP family P-loop NTPase fold protein → MVKQIELDWSEGIEIEKAFFPEDKLGRVRYATFLTKLLASQGFDKARAEGDQKRNYVLNLNAEWGAGKTYFLKRWSEDIKEYYPVVYVDAWKKDYSDDPLMTVIASIIEQLRKQAGKDKDSPEFKVPRKLIGLLKAAAPGIARGLFKRYVGIDPVEVMNADNDNIGSIKGEDGENLTDVNGKPIDMGFAASEAVKYLIDEHDAKSAAIENLKTSVFEWVSAVVGKELPAFIFIDELDRCRPSYAVEMLETIKHIFDIKGVVFVVATDTEQLQHAVKAIYGEGFDAKIYLSRFFNSRYSLKAPDLENFLEVHSDASKLSGDYLRDLNIEVLPFNEDAKTTLRNISVVLDAFKVSARTAIQIADRIVATISNMPRGSKIDILMLTTLLCIKEKDHNLFDEIVSGKFERIIQSGDSQKTIYLSDFLETYIPESSHMRHIEMHFDPQEYASYFKTSPYSSPVVNQYTSGSYRLYLIEYLKEILSSHFGSSGKSRSIIYNLGGRRKSPDQEQTPLEKIGKALTEEYKKHQNDTDAQTLGVPALLWVKFLYIKNKFESIDMDEYKDFVELASPLDWMGKDELPEID, encoded by the coding sequence ATGGTTAAGCAAATTGAGTTGGATTGGTCTGAAGGAATAGAAATCGAAAAGGCTTTTTTTCCTGAAGATAAATTAGGACGTGTTAGATACGCGACATTCCTGACAAAGCTTCTTGCATCTCAGGGGTTTGATAAAGCAAGAGCTGAAGGTGATCAAAAGCGCAACTATGTGCTTAATCTAAATGCTGAATGGGGAGCAGGTAAAACATACTTTCTTAAACGTTGGTCTGAAGATATCAAAGAATATTACCCCGTTGTTTATGTTGATGCGTGGAAGAAAGACTACTCTGATGACCCCTTAATGACAGTGATTGCTTCCATTATCGAGCAATTGAGAAAGCAAGCTGGGAAAGACAAAGATTCTCCTGAGTTTAAAGTTCCTCGTAAGCTTATAGGCCTGTTGAAAGCTGCTGCACCTGGCATAGCTCGTGGATTATTCAAGCGATATGTCGGTATTGACCCTGTAGAAGTTATGAATGCCGATAATGACAATATCGGTAGTATCAAGGGGGAGGATGGGGAAAATTTGACAGACGTAAACGGCAAGCCTATTGATATGGGCTTTGCAGCTTCTGAAGCAGTTAAGTATTTAATCGATGAGCATGATGCTAAAAGTGCAGCTATAGAAAACCTGAAAACAAGTGTATTCGAATGGGTATCGGCAGTTGTAGGCAAAGAACTGCCAGCTTTCATTTTCATTGATGAACTTGATCGCTGTAGGCCTAGTTATGCTGTTGAAATGCTCGAAACAATTAAACATATATTTGATATTAAGGGCGTTGTTTTTGTGGTTGCGACTGACACTGAACAATTACAGCATGCAGTAAAGGCCATTTATGGCGAGGGATTTGATGCCAAGATTTATCTTAGTCGCTTTTTTAATAGCCGTTATAGCCTTAAAGCTCCAGATTTAGAGAACTTCTTAGAAGTGCACAGCGATGCTAGCAAGCTTTCTGGTGATTATTTGAGAGACTTAAACATTGAAGTTTTACCTTTCAATGAAGATGCAAAAACAACGCTCCGAAATATTTCAGTCGTTCTCGATGCCTTTAAGGTTTCAGCTCGAACAGCTATCCAAATCGCAGATAGAATAGTCGCAACAATCTCAAATATGCCTAGAGGTTCAAAGATTGATATTTTGATGTTGACAACTTTGCTGTGTATCAAAGAGAAAGATCATAATCTCTTTGATGAGATAGTAAGTGGCAAGTTTGAGAGAATTATACAGAGTGGGGATAGCCAAAAGACTATCTATTTGAGTGACTTTCTCGAAACTTATATCCCAGAAAGCTCTCACATGCGGCATATTGAAATGCACTTCGACCCACAAGAATATGCCTCTTATTTTAAGACTTCCCCTTACTCTAGCCCTGTAGTTAACCAGTATACGTCTGGCAGTTATCGATTATATTTAATTGAATATTTAAAAGAAATTTTATCTTCTCACTTTGGTTCATCTGGGAAATCCCGCTCGATAATCTATAATCTAGGAGGACGCCGTAAAAGTCCGGATCAAGAACAAACACCTTTAGAGAAAATCGGTAAGGCTCTAACTGAAGAGTACAAAAAACATCAAAATGACACAGATGCTCAAACGTTAGGAGTACCTGCACTTCTGTGGGTTAAATTTTTATATATCAAGAATAAATTCGAGTCTATCGATATGGATGAATATAAGGATTTTGTCGAATTAGCGTCCCCATTAGACTGGATGGGTAAAGATGAATTACCAGAAATAGACTGA
- a CDS encoding cytochrome c oxidase assembly protein, whose product MAAPSKSNRKLLSILILSSVAMFGFGFALVPLYDVLCDALGINGKPQGTASRYEAVVIDKDRTVNIEFIAQIQPGMAWEFTPKVNRLKVHPGELVRTHFLAKNLSTVDTVGQAIPSVSPGQGAAYFNKTECFCFNQQPLGALANAELPLIFYVDPDLPESINTLTLSYTLYDITNRQVSTIEQGAAK is encoded by the coding sequence ATGGCCGCGCCAAGCAAGTCTAATCGCAAACTGTTAAGCATATTGATCTTGAGTTCAGTGGCTATGTTTGGATTTGGCTTCGCCTTGGTGCCCTTATATGACGTCTTGTGTGATGCCTTGGGGATCAATGGTAAGCCCCAAGGCACAGCCAGCCGTTATGAGGCCGTGGTTATCGACAAAGACCGCACTGTAAATATTGAATTTATTGCGCAAATTCAACCAGGTATGGCTTGGGAGTTCACCCCAAAGGTGAATCGACTTAAGGTTCATCCTGGCGAGTTAGTTCGTACGCATTTTTTAGCCAAAAACCTCTCCACGGTTGACACTGTAGGGCAAGCTATCCCTTCTGTGTCACCGGGACAAGGGGCGGCATACTTCAATAAAACAGAATGTTTTTGTTTTAACCAGCAGCCTTTAGGGGCATTAGCCAATGCCGAATTGCCGCTGATTTTTTACGTGGACCCTGATTTGCCTGAGTCCATCAATACTCTGACTCTCTCGTACACTCTCTATGACATCACCAATAGACAGGTGAGCACCATAGAGCAAGGAGCAGCAAAATGA
- the ctaD gene encoding cytochrome c oxidase subunit I, with protein sequence MSTMTQDTAAQDTAATDDHHHDERPSGLMRWVLTTNHKDIGTLYLWFSFIMFLTGGAMAMVIRAELFQPGLQLVEPNFFNQMTTVHGLIMVFGAVMPAFTGLANWLIPMMIGAPDMALPRMNNWSFWILPFAFSMLLGSLFMEGGGPNFGWTFYAPLSTTYSPDTTALFVFSVHMMGISSIMGAINVIVTIVNLRAPGMTWMKLPLFVWTWLITAFLLIAVMPVLAGAVTMVLTDKYFGTSFFDAAGGGDPVMFQHIFWFFGHPEVYIMILPSFGIVSAIVPTFSRKKLFGYSSMVYATASIAILSFLVWAHHMFTTGMPVFAELFFMYCTMLIAVPTGVKVFNWVATMWRGSITFETPMLFAVAFIILFTIGGFSGLMLAITPADFQYHDTYFVVAHFHYVLVTGAIFSIMAAAYYWLPKWTGHMYDENLGRWHFWCSVISVNVLFFPMHFLGLAGMPRRIPDYAVQFADINQIVSIGGFAFGLSQFIFLAVVIKCIKGGEKAADKPWEGAEGLEWTIPSPAPYHSFTTPPEVK encoded by the coding sequence ATGAGCACTATGACGCAAGATACTGCGGCACAAGATACTGCCGCCACTGATGATCATCACCATGATGAACGCCCGAGCGGTTTAATGCGCTGGGTGTTAACCACCAACCATAAAGACATAGGAACCTTGTACCTCTGGTTCAGTTTCATCATGTTTTTAACCGGTGGCGCCATGGCCATGGTGATCCGCGCCGAATTATTTCAGCCTGGATTACAATTAGTCGAACCTAACTTCTTTAACCAGATGACCACAGTGCACGGACTCATCATGGTGTTTGGCGCCGTTATGCCAGCCTTTACCGGGCTGGCCAACTGGCTGATCCCCATGATGATAGGCGCGCCAGATATGGCACTGCCTAGGATGAATAACTGGAGTTTCTGGATTTTACCCTTCGCGTTTTCCATGCTGTTGGGGTCATTATTCATGGAAGGCGGCGGGCCTAACTTCGGTTGGACCTTCTACGCGCCACTTTCCACCACCTATAGCCCAGATACCACAGCCCTGTTTGTGTTCTCTGTGCACATGATGGGCATAAGCTCAATCATGGGTGCGATTAACGTGATTGTGACTATCGTCAACTTACGTGCACCTGGCATGACCTGGATGAAACTGCCACTATTCGTGTGGACTTGGTTAATCACGGCATTCTTACTGATAGCTGTAATGCCAGTGCTTGCGGGCGCGGTCACCATGGTATTAACAGATAAATACTTCGGCACTAGCTTTTTCGATGCCGCTGGCGGCGGCGACCCTGTGATGTTCCAGCATATTTTCTGGTTCTTCGGTCACCCCGAAGTCTACATCATGATTTTACCTTCCTTCGGTATCGTCTCGGCCATAGTACCGACCTTTAGTCGTAAGAAACTCTTTGGTTACTCGTCCATGGTGTATGCCACGGCCAGTATCGCCATCTTGTCATTCTTGGTGTGGGCACACCACATGTTCACCACAGGTATGCCGGTATTTGCCGAGCTGTTTTTCATGTATTGCACCATGTTAATCGCCGTCCCCACTGGAGTTAAGGTATTTAACTGGGTGGCCACCATGTGGCGTGGCTCGATCACCTTCGAGACTCCCATGTTGTTTGCGGTGGCCTTTATTATTCTGTTCACCATTGGCGGTTTCTCTGGCTTGATGCTGGCCATCACACCAGCGGATTTCCAATATCACGATACCTATTTCGTGGTGGCGCATTTCCATTACGTGCTGGTGACAGGGGCCATTTTCTCTATCATGGCGGCGGCTTATTACTGGCTGCCTAAATGGACCGGCCACATGTATGACGAAAACTTAGGCCGCTGGCATTTCTGGTGTTCGGTGATTTCGGTCAACGTCTTGTTCTTCCCTATGCATTTCTTAGGCTTAGCGGGCATGCCAAGACGTATCCCTGATTACGCGGTGCAATTTGCCGACATCAATCAAATTGTCTCTATTGGTGGTTTCGCCTTTGGTTTGTCACAGTTTATTTTCTTAGCCGTGGTAATTAAGTGCATCAAGGGCGGCGAAAAAGCAGCAGACAAGCCATGGGAAGGAGCGGAAGGCTTAGAGTGGACCATTCCAAGTCCTGCGCCTTATCACTCATTCACCACACCACCTGAGGTGAAATGA
- the coxB gene encoding cytochrome c oxidase subunit II — protein MKQWLYSLIVVLLAPPLAASEMPLNMTQGVTEISGKVYDLHMIILYICCVIGLVVFGIMIYSMIYHRKSKGAVAAHFHESTKVEIAWTVVPFIILIAMAIPATTTLIAMEDASDADLTIKITGSQWKWHYSYFDKDIEFYSVLATPKGQIDGTEAKGEHYLLEVDKPLVLPINRKVRFLMTSDDVIHSWWVPAFAVKKDANPGFINEAWTRIDKTGTFRGQCAELCGKDHGFMPIVVEAVTEAEFDTWLGDQKRLADEAAAIAKAALSETLPIEELMARGEQVYMANCAACHQPNGAGLPGAFPSLIKSPLINGPVMDHINIVVNGKAGTAMQAFGKQLTAKDVAAVVTYERNAWGNDSGDAVQAADVNALNSAASAPTEAIETQVEVPADVVTAVEAEVEAAPDLSPKSLEEHMAQGEQVYMTYCAACHQPTGAGIPGAFPSLIGSPIIKGDVSAHIDIVKNGKPGTAMQGFGKQLSPQQLAAIVTYERNAWGNNSGDVVQATDVVSQGQ, from the coding sequence GTGAAGCAATGGTTGTATAGTTTAATCGTGGTGCTGCTAGCACCCCCCTTAGCGGCATCTGAAATGCCGTTGAACATGACTCAAGGTGTGACTGAGATCAGTGGCAAAGTCTACGATCTGCACATGATCATCTTGTATATTTGCTGCGTCATTGGCCTGGTGGTCTTTGGTATCATGATTTATTCCATGATTTACCATAGAAAATCCAAAGGTGCGGTGGCAGCCCACTTCCACGAAAGCACTAAAGTCGAAATCGCTTGGACCGTGGTTCCCTTTATCATTTTGATCGCGATGGCAATTCCTGCCACTACGACCTTGATTGCCATGGAAGATGCCAGCGATGCCGATCTCACCATCAAGATCACGGGTTCCCAATGGAAATGGCATTACAGCTACTTCGATAAAGATATCGAATTTTATAGCGTTTTGGCTACGCCAAAGGGCCAAATTGACGGCACTGAAGCCAAGGGCGAGCACTACCTGTTAGAGGTGGATAAGCCCTTAGTCCTGCCCATCAATCGCAAAGTGCGTTTCTTAATGACGTCCGATGATGTTATCCATTCTTGGTGGGTGCCCGCTTTTGCAGTTAAGAAAGATGCCAATCCAGGTTTCATCAACGAGGCTTGGACCAGAATTGATAAAACTGGCACCTTCCGTGGTCAATGCGCCGAGCTTTGCGGTAAAGATCATGGCTTTATGCCCATAGTGGTTGAAGCCGTAACCGAGGCCGAGTTTGATACTTGGCTTGGGGATCAAAAACGCTTAGCCGACGAAGCCGCCGCTATTGCCAAAGCCGCCCTTAGCGAAACCTTGCCGATTGAGGAATTAATGGCACGAGGCGAGCAAGTCTATATGGCTAACTGCGCCGCTTGCCACCAACCCAATGGCGCTGGTCTGCCTGGAGCCTTCCCTTCCCTCATCAAGAGTCCGCTTATTAATGGACCTGTGATGGATCACATCAATATTGTTGTCAATGGCAAAGCGGGCACCGCCATGCAAGCCTTTGGTAAGCAATTAACGGCTAAAGACGTTGCCGCCGTAGTGACCTATGAGCGTAATGCTTGGGGTAATGACTCAGGAGATGCGGTACAAGCTGCTGATGTGAATGCCTTAAATTCAGCGGCCAGCGCGCCAACTGAAGCCATTGAGACTCAAGTAGAAGTGCCTGCGGACGTTGTGACTGCTGTTGAGGCGGAAGTTGAAGCAGCGCCAGACTTAAGCCCTAAAAGCCTGGAAGAGCACATGGCACAAGGTGAGCAAGTCTATATGACCTATTGCGCCGCCTGCCATCAACCTACGGGTGCTGGCATACCAGGGGCATTCCCATCACTTATCGGCAGTCCCATTATCAAAGGGGATGTTTCTGCCCACATAGACATAGTGAAAAATGGCAAGCCTGGTACGGCAATGCAGGGCTTTGGCAAGCAACTGAGCCCACAGCAACTGGCCGCCATTGTGACCTATGAGCGTAACGCTTGGGGTAATAACAGTGGTGATGTCGTACAGGCAACTGATGTTGTCAGTCAAGGACAGTAG